The Haloarcula sp. DT43 genome includes a region encoding these proteins:
- a CDS encoding LUD domain-containing protein has translation MESKRASFEGALKALGVTVTATTESELEAAVTEAITEPAVGVALDDSVGSEAVSLAETPVTVDPTPVELREATTGVTSAQLGVGDYGSLVLTMTEQASELVSLFVERHVAILHEADIQPDMDTAIAELDERFNETGESAILATGPSATADMGALVKGAHGPKDVHVILVEEAE, from the coding sequence ATGGAAAGCAAGCGCGCGTCGTTCGAGGGCGCTCTCAAGGCGTTGGGTGTGACCGTCACCGCCACGACCGAGTCCGAACTCGAAGCGGCTGTGACGGAGGCGATTACCGAGCCCGCGGTCGGGGTCGCTCTCGACGATTCGGTCGGCAGCGAGGCGGTGTCGCTCGCGGAGACGCCGGTCACAGTGGACCCGACACCGGTCGAACTCCGCGAGGCGACCACCGGCGTCACCAGCGCTCAACTCGGCGTCGGCGACTACGGCTCGCTCGTCCTGACGATGACAGAACAGGCCAGCGAACTCGTGAGCCTCTTCGTCGAACGTCACGTCGCCATCCTCCACGAGGCCGACATCCAACCGGACATGGACACCGCAATCGCCGAGCTGGATGAGCGGTTCAACGAAACCGGCGAGAGCGCCATTCTCGCGACCGGACCCAGCGCGACGGCCGACATGGGCGCGCTCGTCAAGGGTGCACACGGACCCAAGGACGTCCACGTCATCCTCGTCGAGGAGGCCGAGTGA
- a CDS encoding phosphoenolpyruvate hydrolase family protein yields MEFARTESLERLESTVQNDEPVIGAGAGTGISAKFAERGGVDLLIIYNSGRYRMNGRGSLAGLLSYGDANEIVLEMGQEVLPVVEDTPVLAGVNGTDPFREMDVFIEDLRRRGFSGVQNFPTVGLIDEDSSFRKNLEETGMGYDKEVEMIREASDQGMLTCPYVFNEAQAREMTEAGADVVVSHMGLTTSGDIGAETALSLDEAAERVQAHHDAAKSVDDDVMVICHGGPIAWPEDAQYVLDNTEGVVGFFGASSIERLATEDAIEKQAREFKDITVS; encoded by the coding sequence ATGGAGTTCGCACGAACCGAGTCTCTAGAGCGGTTAGAGTCGACTGTACAGAACGACGAACCGGTCATCGGGGCGGGAGCGGGGACGGGAATCTCGGCGAAGTTCGCGGAACGCGGCGGCGTCGACCTGCTCATCATCTACAACTCGGGGCGGTACCGGATGAACGGCCGCGGGTCGCTGGCGGGCTTGCTCTCGTACGGCGACGCCAACGAAATCGTCCTGGAGATGGGCCAGGAGGTCCTGCCGGTCGTCGAGGACACACCGGTCCTGGCGGGCGTCAACGGCACCGACCCGTTCCGCGAGATGGACGTCTTTATCGAGGACCTCCGGCGTCGCGGATTCTCGGGCGTCCAGAACTTCCCCACGGTCGGCCTCATCGACGAGGACAGTTCCTTCCGGAAGAACCTCGAAGAGACCGGGATGGGCTACGACAAGGAGGTCGAGATGATTCGGGAGGCCAGCGACCAGGGGATGCTCACCTGTCCGTACGTCTTCAACGAGGCCCAGGCCCGCGAGATGACCGAGGCGGGTGCCGACGTCGTCGTCTCGCACATGGGCCTGACCACCTCGGGCGACATCGGGGCGGAGACCGCCCTGAGCCTGGACGAGGCCGCCGAGCGCGTGCAGGCCCACCATGACGCCGCCAAGAGCGTCGACGACGACGTGATGGTCATCTGCCACGGCGGCCCCATCGCCTGGCCCGAGGACGCCCAGTACGTCCTCGACAACACCGAGGGCGTCGTCGGCTTCTTCGGCGCGTCCAGCATCGAGCGCCTCGCCACCGAGGACGCAATCGAGAAGCAGGCACGCGAGTTCAAGGACATCACCGTCTCATGA
- a CDS encoding NAD(P)/FAD-dependent oxidoreductase has protein sequence MTEHVVILGGGTGGTVLANDLADRLEPELDTGDVRVTLVNDDPEHVYKPVWLYVPFGQREPDDGRRPLDELVADAVDLQLDRVSDIDTEAQRLQFDGSAGSVGYDYLVVATGSTLQPDRIPGLREGGHDYYSESGATELRDELLAFTEGDLVLSVIGTPHMCPAAPLEFVMMADDWFRERGLREEVDITYTYPIQRVHGNPHIAEWARPIMEERDIEVETFFNAESVDPEAETITSMEGTELDYDLLVTIPPHAGTDLVEAAGLGDDGWVDVDKHTLEAEAAENVYALGDAAATGVPNAGSVAHYQAGVVGQRLASEIRGRPATATYDGKTLCFIETGMDAASFVEFDYESPPSPAPPSEKLHWSKLAYNESYWLTARGLL, from the coding sequence ATGACCGAGCACGTCGTCATCCTCGGCGGCGGGACCGGTGGAACTGTCCTCGCGAACGACCTCGCGGACCGGCTTGAACCGGAGCTCGACACCGGTGACGTCCGCGTCACGCTAGTAAACGACGACCCCGAGCACGTCTATAAACCGGTCTGGCTGTACGTCCCGTTCGGCCAACGCGAACCGGACGATGGGCGGCGTCCGCTCGACGAGCTGGTCGCCGACGCAGTCGACCTGCAACTCGACCGCGTGTCCGACATCGACACCGAGGCCCAGCGGCTCCAGTTCGACGGGAGTGCCGGCTCGGTCGGCTACGACTACCTCGTAGTGGCGACCGGGTCGACGCTGCAGCCCGACCGGATTCCCGGTCTCCGGGAGGGCGGACACGACTACTACAGCGAGTCGGGGGCAACCGAACTGCGCGATGAACTGCTGGCGTTCACGGAGGGCGACCTGGTGTTGAGCGTCATCGGGACGCCGCACATGTGTCCGGCGGCGCCACTCGAGTTCGTGATGATGGCCGACGACTGGTTCCGCGAGCGCGGTCTCCGCGAGGAGGTCGATATCACGTACACGTACCCGATTCAGCGCGTCCACGGGAACCCCCACATCGCCGAGTGGGCGCGCCCCATCATGGAAGAACGCGATATCGAGGTGGAGACGTTCTTCAACGCCGAGTCGGTCGACCCCGAGGCGGAGACCATCACGTCGATGGAGGGGACCGAACTCGACTACGACCTCCTCGTGACGATTCCACCCCACGCCGGCACCGACCTGGTCGAGGCGGCTGGCCTCGGCGACGACGGCTGGGTCGACGTCGACAAGCACACGCTCGAAGCCGAGGCCGCCGAGAACGTCTACGCGCTCGGCGACGCCGCCGCCACCGGCGTCCCCAACGCGGGCAGCGTCGCTCACTACCAGGCCGGCGTCGTCGGGCAGCGCCTCGCCAGCGAGATTCGGGGCCGTCCGGCGACGGCAACCTACGACGGGAAGACGCTGTGCTTCATCGAGACGGGGATGGACGCGGCGTCGTTCGTCGAGTTCGACTACGAGTCGCCCCCGTCGCCCGCGCCGCCGTCGGAGAAGCTCCACTGGTCGAAGCTGGCGTACAACGAGTCCTACTGGCTCACTGCGCGAGGTCTGCTCTGA
- a CDS encoding thioredoxin family protein — protein sequence MAIEIPETGSVISLGDDDIESVVGDTGLTLVEFFTEWCGTCQRMKPTLETLAVDTDATVVTVDIESHLETAIKFGAQSTPTFVLFADGQPVKQLRGGQTEQSLRELIATYSD from the coding sequence ATGGCAATCGAGATACCGGAGACAGGGAGTGTGATTTCGCTTGGCGACGATGATATCGAATCGGTCGTCGGGGACACCGGCCTCACCCTCGTAGAGTTCTTTACGGAGTGGTGTGGCACGTGCCAGCGAATGAAGCCGACGCTCGAAACGCTCGCAGTAGACACGGATGCGACAGTCGTGACGGTCGACATCGAATCGCACCTCGAAACCGCGATCAAGTTCGGTGCCCAGAGCACGCCCACGTTCGTTCTGTTCGCTGACGGCCAGCCGGTGAAACAGCTCCGGGGCGGCCAAACCGAGCAGTCACTCCGCGAACTGATAGCTACGTACAGTGACTAA
- a CDS encoding class I SAM-dependent methyltransferase: MERFQNTGQPDWDWWSKLWPTPGATLRSLGIGADESVAEVGCGSGYFALPAARIVEPGSVYALDLDEELLAELEHLADQQDIENVVPVHGDARNLTAVLPERVDTLVVANTFHGIDDQAGFVRNAFQVIEPGGELAIINWHERPRETTTVEAEPRGPPTGRRMTPGDTQETVRSASEFVFRRHVDLPPYHYGLVFER; the protein is encoded by the coding sequence ATGGAGCGGTTCCAGAACACCGGCCAGCCCGACTGGGACTGGTGGAGCAAGCTCTGGCCGACGCCCGGTGCGACACTTCGGAGCCTCGGCATCGGGGCTGACGAATCGGTCGCCGAAGTGGGATGCGGAAGCGGGTACTTCGCGTTGCCGGCCGCCCGTATCGTCGAGCCCGGATCGGTGTACGCGCTGGACCTCGACGAGGAACTACTCGCCGAACTGGAGCACCTCGCAGACCAGCAGGACATCGAGAACGTCGTCCCGGTTCACGGCGACGCGCGTAACCTGACCGCAGTCCTCCCGGAACGTGTCGACACACTGGTCGTAGCAAACACGTTCCACGGAATCGACGACCAGGCGGGGTTCGTCCGGAACGCCTTCCAAGTAATCGAACCCGGCGGGGAGCTGGCAATCATCAACTGGCACGAGCGGCCGCGCGAAACGACGACCGTGGAGGCAGAGCCCCGTGGGCCCCCGACGGGACGTCGAATGACGCCCGGAGACACCCAAGAGACCGTGCGTTCGGCGTCGGAGTTCGTGTTCCGTCGGCATGTTGATCTCCCACCGTATCACTACGGGCTCGTGTTCGAGCGGTAA
- a CDS encoding DUF1641 domain-containing protein, producing the protein MSEERVSERTELESAIEQNPEAVADFVDRLDAVNELLAVLSLGESALDDEMVRELSATGATLAESADGLATDETVALAERIGENGDDLRAALDTLLALQRSGTLDELAELAEVGSLASAALNDEMVTSLAGTGAGVGELAQTASDDDTRAGIETLLEGLGDAERKSPEQVGAVGLLRGLRDPDVQYGLGYLLALAGAVGRERTDGRSQ; encoded by the coding sequence ATGTCCGAGGAACGGGTATCCGAACGGACCGAGCTCGAATCGGCAATCGAACAGAACCCCGAAGCTGTTGCCGATTTCGTGGACCGCCTCGACGCCGTCAACGAGCTACTGGCCGTGCTCTCGCTGGGCGAGAGCGCGCTCGACGACGAGATGGTCCGGGAGCTATCGGCGACGGGGGCGACGCTGGCAGAGTCCGCCGACGGGCTTGCGACCGACGAGACCGTGGCGCTGGCCGAGCGAATCGGCGAGAACGGCGACGACCTGCGTGCGGCACTCGACACGCTGCTGGCGCTCCAGCGGAGCGGCACGCTCGACGAACTGGCCGAACTCGCCGAGGTCGGGTCGCTGGCGTCCGCGGCGCTCAACGACGAGATGGTCACGTCGCTGGCCGGCACCGGAGCCGGAGTCGGCGAACTCGCACAGACGGCGTCGGACGACGACACTCGTGCTGGCATCGAAACCCTGCTAGAGGGCCTCGGTGACGCGGAGCGGAAATCGCCAGAGCAGGTCGGGGCTGTCGGCCTGCTTCGCGGGCTGCGTGACCCGGATGTCCAGTACGGGCTGGGCTATCTGCTGGCGCTTGCAGGCGCGGTCGGTCGGGAACGGACCGACGGTCGGTCCCAGTAA
- a CDS encoding LUD domain-containing protein has product MSKADELRELMRTEGAAIAQNTQGFNDGRYDSVADLEDYEDLKSQARAIKEDAIADLPELLDQLTETVEANGGTVYIADDAADANDYIRNVVADRDADRVVKSKSMTSEEIEVNDALEADGVDVVETDLGEWVLQVADEAPSHIVAPAIHKSRESIAELFNERFDPEEPLETAEELTHFAREKLGEQIIDAQVGITGANFVTADTGTMALVTSEGNARKTVAATDTHVAVAGVEKIIPTVEDLHPFVELIGRSGTGQDITSYVSLLTPPVDTPVVDFTDDETPLSEFDNDREFHLVLIDNGRLDMREDDDLRETLYCIRCSACSNSCANFQSVGGHAFGGETYSGGIATGWEAGIEGLDTAAEFNDLCTGCTRCVNACPVGIDIPWINTVVRDRINRDKDTPGDWLVDGLTPDQEDGGAPLQKRFFGNFETIAKLGSATAPVSNWLADTSVSRQAMERVLGIDPRRDLPTFERETLVEWFETRESQVEDPDRRAVLYPDLYTNHVQVDRGKAAVKVLEALGVDVVVPPTASSGRAPLSQGMVATATDHAERVVDALAPHIDDGRDVVVVEPSDHAMFTREYERLLNDRAFTDLAENSYEVFEYVYGLLDNGADVGALSTVEGGEIAYHSHCQQRTLGLEAHTVAVLEDCGYDVTTSDVECCGMAGSFGYKSDYYELSMDVGDRLRTQLREDGVEERPVVASGTSCLEQIDALLERQPRHPIELLAE; this is encoded by the coding sequence ATGTCAAAAGCCGACGAACTCCGCGAACTGATGCGCACCGAGGGCGCCGCAATCGCCCAAAACACACAGGGCTTCAACGACGGCCGCTACGACTCCGTCGCCGACCTGGAAGACTACGAAGACCTGAAATCCCAAGCCCGCGCCATCAAAGAAGACGCCATCGCGGACCTCCCCGAACTCCTCGACCAACTGACCGAAACCGTCGAAGCCAACGGTGGGACGGTCTACATCGCCGACGACGCCGCCGACGCCAACGACTACATCCGCAACGTCGTCGCCGACCGCGACGCCGACCGCGTCGTCAAAAGCAAGTCCATGACCAGCGAGGAAATCGAGGTCAACGACGCGCTCGAAGCCGACGGCGTCGACGTCGTCGAAACCGACCTCGGCGAGTGGGTCCTCCAGGTCGCCGACGAAGCCCCCTCCCACATCGTCGCCCCCGCCATTCACAAATCCCGCGAGAGCATCGCAGAGCTGTTCAACGAGCGCTTCGACCCCGAGGAACCCCTCGAAACCGCCGAGGAACTGACCCACTTTGCCCGCGAAAAGCTCGGTGAGCAGATAATCGACGCCCAGGTCGGCATCACCGGCGCGAACTTCGTCACCGCTGACACCGGGACGATGGCCCTGGTGACCAGCGAGGGCAACGCCCGCAAGACCGTCGCCGCCACCGACACCCACGTCGCCGTCGCCGGTGTCGAGAAAATCATCCCCACCGTCGAAGACCTCCACCCGTTCGTCGAACTCATCGGCCGCTCGGGCACGGGCCAGGACATCACCTCCTACGTCTCACTGCTAACTCCGCCCGTCGACACCCCGGTCGTCGACTTCACCGACGACGAGACACCGCTCTCCGAGTTCGACAACGACCGCGAGTTCCACCTCGTGCTCATCGACAACGGCCGCCTCGACATGCGCGAAGACGACGACCTCCGCGAGACGTTGTACTGCATCCGTTGCTCGGCCTGCTCGAACTCCTGTGCCAACTTCCAGAGCGTCGGCGGCCACGCCTTCGGCGGCGAAACCTATTCCGGCGGCATCGCCACCGGCTGGGAAGCCGGCATCGAAGGCCTCGACACCGCCGCCGAGTTCAACGACCTCTGTACCGGCTGCACCCGCTGTGTGAACGCCTGCCCGGTCGGCATCGACATCCCCTGGATAAACACCGTCGTCCGCGACCGCATCAACCGTGACAAAGACACCCCCGGCGACTGGCTCGTCGACGGCCTTACGCCCGACCAAGAAGACGGCGGCGCGCCCCTCCAGAAACGCTTCTTCGGCAACTTCGAGACGATAGCGAAACTCGGCAGCGCCACCGCCCCGGTGTCGAACTGGCTCGCCGACACGAGCGTCTCGCGCCAGGCCATGGAACGCGTGCTGGGTATCGACCCACGACGCGACCTCCCGACCTTCGAGCGCGAGACGCTCGTCGAGTGGTTCGAAACGCGGGAATCACAGGTCGAAGACCCCGACCGCCGGGCGGTGCTGTACCCCGACCTCTACACGAACCACGTCCAGGTCGACCGTGGCAAAGCCGCCGTGAAGGTGCTCGAAGCGCTGGGAGTCGACGTGGTCGTGCCGCCGACGGCGTCTAGCGGCCGCGCGCCCCTGTCACAGGGAATGGTTGCGACGGCGACCGACCACGCCGAACGGGTCGTCGACGCCCTCGCCCCACATATCGACGACGGGCGAGACGTGGTCGTCGTCGAACCCAGCGACCACGCGATGTTCACGCGCGAGTACGAACGACTCCTCAACGACCGAGCGTTTACCGACCTCGCTGAGAACAGCTACGAGGTGTTCGAGTACGTCTACGGCCTGCTCGACAACGGGGCCGACGTGGGCGCTCTCTCGACCGTCGAGGGTGGCGAAATCGCCTACCACAGCCACTGCCAGCAACGAACGCTCGGCCTAGAAGCCCACACAGTCGCCGTCCTGGAAGACTGTGGCTACGACGTGACCACGTCCGACGTGGAGTGTTGCGGCATGGCCGGGAGTTTCGGCTACAAGTCCGACTACTACGAACTCAGCATGGACGTCGGCGACCGACTCCGGACGCAACTGCGCGAGGACGGCGTCGAGGAGCGACCCGTCGTCGCCAGCGGCACCTCCTGTCTCGAACAGATCGACGCGCTCCTCGAACGCCAGCCGCGCCACCCCATCGAACTGCTGGCCGAATAG
- a CDS encoding Tm-1-like ATP-binding domain-containing protein, producing MSVVIVGTLDTKGEEIGFARDVMEAQGVDVHVMDVGVMGDPEIDPDTTAAEVAEAGGSSLDSLREDGDRGVAMEVMGDGAAAIASRLHEAGTLDGILGLGGSGNTSIATSAMRALPVGVPKLMVSTMASGDTEPYVGATDIAMLYSVADIEGLNQLSRTVIANAALAMVGMVANDPGVELSDKPTIGLTMFGVTTPCVQAAREVLEDRGYETIVFHATGTGGRAMENLIREGVIDGVLDVTTTEWADELVGGVLSAGPDRLDAAAEMGVPQVVAPGALDMVNFGPRDSVPDEFEGRTFHVHNPQVTLMRTTPEENAELGRIIAAKLNDATGPTALALPLGSVSMLDEDGAAFDDPEADAALFDALRANVDESVELIESEADINDEAFARLLAEQLDAYMRDTTRN from the coding sequence ATGAGCGTCGTCATCGTCGGCACGCTCGATACGAAAGGCGAGGAAATCGGCTTCGCACGCGACGTCATGGAGGCCCAGGGCGTCGACGTCCACGTGATGGACGTGGGCGTGATGGGCGACCCGGAAATCGATCCGGACACCACCGCGGCGGAGGTCGCGGAGGCCGGGGGGTCGTCGCTCGACTCGCTCCGCGAGGACGGGGACCGTGGCGTGGCGATGGAGGTCATGGGCGACGGCGCGGCGGCCATCGCGTCGCGGCTCCACGAGGCGGGCACCCTCGATGGTATCCTCGGCCTCGGCGGGTCGGGGAACACGTCTATCGCCACGAGCGCGATGCGTGCCCTGCCCGTGGGCGTCCCGAAACTCATGGTCTCGACGATGGCCTCGGGCGACACCGAGCCCTACGTCGGGGCCACCGACATCGCGATGCTGTACTCCGTCGCCGACATCGAGGGGCTGAACCAGCTCTCGCGGACGGTCATCGCCAACGCGGCGCTGGCGATGGTGGGCATGGTCGCCAACGACCCCGGCGTGGAGCTGTCGGACAAGCCGACAATCGGCCTCACGATGTTCGGCGTCACCACCCCGTGCGTCCAGGCGGCACGGGAGGTGCTGGAGGACCGTGGGTACGAGACCATCGTCTTCCACGCGACCGGGACCGGCGGCCGAGCGATGGAGAACCTGATTCGCGAGGGCGTCATCGACGGCGTCCTCGACGTGACGACGACGGAGTGGGCGGACGAACTCGTCGGCGGAGTCCTCTCTGCCGGTCCTGACCGACTCGACGCCGCAGCCGAGATGGGGGTCCCGCAGGTCGTCGCCCCCGGCGCGCTCGACATGGTCAACTTCGGCCCGCGCGATTCCGTGCCGGACGAGTTCGAGGGCCGGACATTCCACGTTCACAACCCCCAGGTGACGCTGATGCGGACGACGCCCGAGGAGAACGCCGAACTCGGGCGGATTATCGCGGCGAAGCTCAACGACGCGACCGGGCCGACGGCGCTCGCGCTTCCGCTGGGCAGCGTCTCGATGCTCGACGAAGACGGTGCGGCGTTCGACGACCCCGAGGCCGACGCGGCGCTGTTCGACGCGCTCCGTGCCAACGTCGACGAGTCGGTCGAACTCATCGAGTCCGAGGCCGACATCAACGACGAGGCGTTCGCACGGCTGCTTGCGGAGCAACTCGACGCGTACATGCGCGATACCACACGCAACTGA
- a CDS encoding cupin domain-containing protein, with the protein MVADQRFVQPDDVETIQLDWGTLKWMNAPDVTGSEGFSAGIVLLEPGKGHERHTHPDSEEILYFLSGEGEQTVADEERTVSAGEMVYIPAGVEHSTMNTSWEPLRFIAAYCPPGPEAEIRDLDEATVYPPGEVPEA; encoded by the coding sequence ATGGTAGCAGACCAGCGATTCGTCCAGCCAGACGACGTCGAGACGATACAGCTAGACTGGGGGACCCTGAAGTGGATGAACGCCCCCGACGTCACCGGCTCCGAAGGGTTCAGCGCCGGCATCGTACTCCTCGAACCGGGGAAGGGACACGAGCGACACACACATCCGGATAGCGAGGAGATACTCTACTTCCTCAGCGGCGAGGGCGAACAGACCGTCGCCGACGAGGAGCGGACCGTCAGCGCGGGCGAGATGGTCTACATCCCGGCGGGCGTCGAACACAGCACGATGAACACGTCGTGGGAGCCGCTCCGGTTCATCGCCGCCTACTGTCCCCCCGGCCCGGAAGCCGAGATACGGGACCTCGACGAGGCGACGGTGTACCCACCCGGTGAGGTCCCCGAGGCGTAG
- a CDS encoding sulfurtransferase TusA family protein has translation MTDIEPDETVDARGAACPGPLMDLIGKVRSAESGDVVRLLSDNDQSLTDVPEWTDEAGNELIAVEERDDYNAFYVEKA, from the coding sequence ATGACCGACATCGAACCTGACGAGACCGTCGATGCCAGAGGCGCGGCCTGTCCTGGTCCATTGATGGACCTCATCGGAAAGGTCCGGAGTGCCGAATCCGGCGACGTGGTCCGGCTCCTGAGCGACAACGACCAGTCACTCACGGACGTCCCCGAATGGACTGACGAAGCCGGCAACGAGCTGATAGCTGTCGAGGAGCGCGATGACTACAATGCGTTCTACGTGGAGAAAGCATGA
- a CDS encoding IclR family transcriptional regulator: MADEPRYAVEATQTSVAILEALVDAAGPVGVTALSDTVGVSKSVAHNHLSTLRAAGYVVKRGEKYEPSLRPLALGERTREGLSFYQAAKEQLDNLAAATGETATLLVLEETAGVPVSIAEPEDGWSVPFRTGERLPLHVNAPGKALLASLPSDRVDAILSETDLVAPTSATIVDPDELTAELRRVRDDGIAFCRGEQYEGIIGVAAPLSEVGGDRVAALGVCGPVERLNGRYLREDITGQVLSTTKSIQVDLTSN, translated from the coding sequence ATGGCTGACGAACCACGGTATGCGGTCGAAGCGACCCAGACCTCTGTGGCTATCCTCGAGGCGCTCGTCGACGCGGCCGGTCCGGTCGGCGTCACGGCGCTGTCGGACACGGTCGGCGTTTCGAAGAGCGTGGCACACAACCATCTCTCGACGCTGCGCGCGGCCGGATACGTGGTCAAGCGTGGAGAGAAGTACGAGCCGTCCCTTCGCCCGCTTGCCCTCGGTGAGCGAACGCGCGAGGGACTCAGTTTCTATCAGGCGGCCAAAGAGCAACTGGACAACCTCGCGGCGGCGACCGGGGAGACGGCGACGCTGCTGGTCCTCGAAGAAACGGCCGGCGTCCCGGTGTCGATAGCGGAACCAGAGGACGGCTGGTCAGTCCCGTTCCGCACGGGCGAGCGGCTGCCGCTCCACGTCAACGCCCCGGGGAAGGCACTGCTGGCATCGCTCCCGAGCGACCGCGTCGACGCGATTCTCAGCGAAACCGACCTGGTCGCGCCGACCAGCGCGACCATCGTCGACCCGGACGAACTCACCGCGGAGCTGCGTCGGGTCCGCGACGACGGTATCGCGTTCTGTAGAGGAGAACAGTACGAAGGCATCATCGGGGTCGCCGCGCCGCTCTCGGAAGTCGGCGGCGACCGCGTCGCTGCGCTGGGCGTCTGTGGCCCCGTCGAGCGCTTGAACGGGCGCTACCTCAGGGAGGACATCACCGGGCAGGTGCTCAGCACGACGAAGTCCATCCAGGTCGACCTCACGTCGAACTGA
- a CDS encoding class I fructose-bisphosphate aldolase: protein MSASDLLDTESGNAVVVALDHGIGMGAIDGFEDPQATLDAVLAGEPDGVLVGPYFAERFADTLAASSTDVLVTADFVSPSSRPGEDVGPWVQRRAFDTDRLLACDPVGVKSVLAFGRQDSQSFERNVDYITDITESLRGTGVPHIVETVMWGNQVPDRFETDAEYVANACRIGWELGADILKAPYTGDRDSFEPIVENAPVPVMILGGPSGGSVRAMLDDVAGAMAAGARGLVMGRSVWQTEDPAAVVAALRRIVHDRETPEAAWTA, encoded by the coding sequence TCGACGGGTTCGAGGACCCACAGGCCACGCTCGATGCAGTGCTCGCGGGCGAGCCGGACGGCGTGCTCGTCGGACCGTACTTCGCCGAGCGGTTCGCCGACACCCTCGCCGCGTCGTCGACGGACGTCCTCGTGACCGCCGACTTCGTCTCCCCGTCGAGTCGCCCCGGCGAGGACGTCGGTCCGTGGGTCCAGCGGCGCGCCTTCGACACCGACCGGCTGCTGGCATGTGACCCCGTCGGCGTCAAGTCGGTGCTCGCCTTCGGTCGGCAGGACAGCCAGTCCTTCGAGCGAAACGTCGACTACATCACGGACATCACCGAGTCCCTGCGGGGGACGGGCGTCCCCCACATCGTCGAGACGGTCATGTGGGGGAACCAGGTCCCCGACCGGTTCGAAACGGACGCCGAGTACGTCGCCAACGCCTGCCGTATCGGGTGGGAACTCGGCGCGGATATACTCAAAGCACCGTACACCGGCGACCGCGACTCGTTCGAACCCATCGTCGAGAACGCGCCGGTCCCGGTCATGATACTCGGCGGCCCGTCCGGCGGCTCCGTTCGGGCGATGCTTGACGACGTCGCCGGCGCGATGGCGGCCGGGGCCCGTGGTCTCGTGATGGGACGGAGCGTCTGGCAGACGGAGGACCCGGCCGCCGTCGTGGCCGCGCTCCGCCGAATCGTCCACGACCGCGAGACGCCGGAAGCCGCCTGGACGGCCTGA
- a CDS encoding YgaP family membrane protein: MEWLSECLQHQAARRERLRYLYCVLVDIKHNIGVTDRRTRIIVGLAVGVIGMATLGGLLELGMVVGTILAAAALILVGTGLVRVCPLYRLLGIDTSR, translated from the coding sequence ATGGAGTGGCTGTCAGAGTGTCTCCAGCATCAGGCCGCCCGTCGGGAAAGACTTAGGTATCTTTATTGTGTACTTGTGGATATAAAGCACAATATTGGAGTGACAGACAGGCGGACTCGGATTATCGTGGGACTCGCAGTGGGGGTCATCGGTATGGCCACACTCGGCGGGCTCTTGGAGTTGGGGATGGTGGTTGGCACGATTCTGGCTGCAGCGGCCCTCATCCTCGTCGGGACTGGACTCGTTCGAGTGTGTCCCCTGTACCGTCTGCTGGGCATCGACACATCCCGATAG